The following coding sequences are from one Microbulbifer sp. TB1203 window:
- a CDS encoding IS1182 family transposase, whose product MPNFRKYSYSQDAMVVINFEDQLQPATFEFTLHRLIDGRIDLSPFYDKYSNDQGGRAAYDPAILLKIILLAYAKGITSSREIQWQCENNIIFKALSCDAVPHFTSIASFVSGYPDAIESVFEQVLLVCDQQGLLGNELFAIDGCKMPSDASKEHSGTFKELEQKRDKIQKKIRHCIEEHKRLDGRKPKERDRKKQLAQATETLQKHFDKIDQFLKTATPRKGQGKNQKEVKSNITDNESAKMTTSKGTIQGYNGIAAVDKEHQIIVEAQAFGSGQEQHTLKSILDGIRKRYRDTGIHDDILKSQVIVTADTGFSSEENNDYLRKENINAYIPDNKFRSRDKAFSKQKKKYGKRNQYNAKGQKKIIPASEFQIDAKNKICICPAGKSLWFVGESRPVKGKRKLVFEGNLTDCRSCQLKDQCMRNPSAADTREGHGRQVSITVTNGHTATDWMKRRVDSQEGKVIYGHRMSVVEPVFGNTGTNKGLNRFTLRGLDKVQGQWRMFCLVHNIEKLMNYGAIH is encoded by the coding sequence ATGCCAAATTTCAGAAAATACAGCTACAGCCAGGACGCCATGGTCGTCATTAACTTCGAAGACCAACTCCAGCCTGCCACTTTCGAGTTCACTCTCCACCGTTTGATCGACGGGCGTATCGACCTCTCCCCCTTCTACGACAAATACAGCAATGATCAGGGCGGCAGAGCCGCTTACGATCCAGCGATTCTGCTCAAGATCATCCTGCTTGCCTACGCCAAAGGCATCACCTCCAGTCGCGAGATCCAGTGGCAATGTGAAAACAATATCATCTTCAAAGCCCTCTCCTGCGACGCCGTCCCCCACTTCACCAGTATCGCGAGCTTTGTCAGCGGCTACCCCGACGCCATTGAGTCTGTCTTCGAGCAGGTACTGCTTGTCTGCGACCAGCAGGGCCTACTGGGCAATGAACTCTTTGCCATTGACGGCTGCAAGATGCCCTCAGACGCCTCCAAAGAGCATTCCGGCACTTTCAAAGAACTGGAACAGAAGCGAGACAAAATCCAGAAGAAGATCCGGCATTGCATCGAAGAGCACAAACGGCTCGACGGGCGAAAGCCCAAAGAGCGAGACCGAAAGAAGCAGCTCGCCCAGGCCACTGAAACCCTCCAAAAGCACTTCGACAAGATTGATCAGTTCCTAAAGACGGCAACCCCAAGGAAGGGGCAAGGAAAGAACCAGAAAGAAGTAAAGAGCAACATCACCGATAACGAATCCGCCAAAATGACCACCAGCAAAGGCACAATACAGGGCTACAACGGTATCGCCGCCGTCGATAAGGAACACCAGATCATTGTCGAAGCCCAGGCCTTTGGCTCCGGCCAGGAACAGCATACGTTGAAGTCGATTCTGGACGGTATCAGAAAGCGGTATCGTGATACCGGAATCCATGACGATATCCTCAAAAGTCAGGTAATCGTAACCGCAGATACCGGGTTCTCCAGTGAGGAGAATAATGATTATCTCCGCAAAGAGAACATCAACGCCTACATCCCTGACAATAAGTTCCGATCCAGAGACAAAGCTTTCTCTAAGCAGAAAAAGAAGTATGGTAAGCGGAATCAGTACAATGCCAAAGGCCAGAAGAAGATCATCCCGGCCAGCGAATTTCAAATCGATGCCAAGAACAAGATCTGTATCTGTCCGGCCGGAAAGTCTCTTTGGTTCGTTGGTGAATCTCGACCTGTCAAAGGTAAAAGAAAACTGGTCTTTGAAGGTAACCTGACCGACTGTCGCAGCTGCCAACTAAAAGACCAGTGTATGCGCAATCCAAGTGCCGCCGACACAAGGGAGGGGCACGGTCGCCAGGTATCGATTACAGTGACCAATGGCCACACCGCGACAGACTGGATGAAGCGACGCGTCGACAGCCAGGAAGGAAAGGTGATCTACGGGCACCGAATGTCCGTGGTGGAGCCGGTATTTGGCAATACAGGCACCAACAAGGGCCTAAATCGATTCACGTTACGCGGCCTGGACAAGGTCCAGGGGCAATGGCGGATGTTCTGCTTGGTGCATAACATTGAAAAGCTGATGAATTATGGAGCGATTCACTGA
- a CDS encoding DUF2188 domain-containing protein, with product MAKKPPSQHVVKSSDGWAVKKGGSTKATKVFSTQKEAVTHGRSIAKNQKAEFYVHGRDGKIREKDSYGRDLHPPKDKK from the coding sequence ATGGCTAAAAAGCCACCGTCTCAACACGTTGTAAAAAGCTCTGATGGATGGGCAGTAAAAAAAGGGGGCTCGACTAAGGCTACAAAGGTATTTTCTACTCAGAAGGAGGCCGTGACCCATGGACGTAGCATCGCTAAAAATCAAAAGGCTGAGTTTTACGTTCATGGTAGGGATGGAAAAATTCGAGAAAAGGATAGCTATGGTCGAGACCTGCACCCGCCAAAAGACAAAAAATAA
- the urtA gene encoding urea ABC transporter substrate-binding protein, translated as MNVKKFVTGLALAAGTSVLSAAVMAADTIKVGVLHSLSGTMAISETTLKDTVLMMVDEQNRKGGLLGKKLEAVVVDPASDWPLFAEKTRELLTKEKVDVIFGCWTSVSRKSVLPVIEELNGLMFYPVQYEGEESSKNVFYTGASPNQQAIPAVDYLMNDLEVERWVLAGTDYVYPRTTNKILEAYLEAKGVDKKDIMVNYTPFGHSDWQSIVADIKKFGGAGKKTAVVSTINGDANVPFYKELANQGISAEDIPVVAFSVGEEELSGIDTRPLVGHLAAWNYFQGVDSEANENFIQQWKKFTGDEKRVTNDPMEATYIGFNMWAKAVEKAETTDVDAVEQAMIGIEFPNLSGGVARMNKNHHLSKPVFIGEIQDDGQFEVVWETDGLVAGDAWSDFLPGSKDLIADWTAPIKCGNYNTKAKACGGQGQ; from the coding sequence ATGAACGTAAAAAAATTCGTCACCGGACTGGCACTGGCCGCCGGGACCAGCGTATTGAGCGCGGCGGTTATGGCTGCCGACACCATCAAAGTCGGTGTGCTGCACTCCCTGTCCGGCACCATGGCCATCAGTGAAACCACCCTCAAGGACACGGTCCTGATGATGGTGGACGAGCAGAACAGGAAGGGCGGCCTGCTGGGGAAAAAACTCGAGGCGGTGGTCGTGGACCCGGCCTCCGACTGGCCGCTGTTTGCGGAGAAGACCCGCGAGCTGCTCACCAAGGAGAAGGTCGACGTTATCTTCGGCTGCTGGACCTCTGTGTCGCGCAAGTCCGTGCTGCCGGTGATTGAAGAGCTGAACGGCCTGATGTTCTACCCGGTGCAGTACGAGGGGGAAGAGTCCTCCAAGAACGTCTTTTACACCGGAGCGTCGCCGAATCAGCAGGCCATTCCGGCGGTGGATTACCTGATGAACGACCTGGAAGTGGAGCGCTGGGTACTGGCGGGCACCGACTACGTCTACCCGCGCACCACCAACAAGATCCTCGAAGCCTATCTCGAGGCCAAGGGGGTCGACAAAAAAGACATCATGGTCAACTACACCCCCTTCGGTCATTCCGACTGGCAGAGCATCGTCGCCGACATCAAGAAGTTCGGCGGCGCGGGCAAGAAGACCGCGGTGGTGTCCACCATCAACGGTGATGCCAATGTGCCTTTCTACAAAGAGCTGGCCAACCAGGGCATCAGCGCGGAAGACATTCCGGTGGTTGCCTTCTCTGTGGGCGAGGAAGAACTCTCCGGCATCGATACCCGTCCGCTGGTCGGTCACCTGGCGGCCTGGAACTATTTCCAGGGCGTGGACAGCGAAGCCAATGAGAACTTCATCCAGCAGTGGAAGAAATTTACCGGCGATGAAAAGCGGGTAACCAACGATCCCATGGAAGCCACCTATATCGGTTTCAACATGTGGGCCAAGGCGGTGGAAAAGGCGGAGACCACCGATGTGGACGCGGTGGAGCAGGCGATGATCGGTATCGAGTTCCCGAACCTTTCCGGCGGCGTCGCCAGGATGAACAAAAACCACCACTTGTCCAAGCCGGTCTTTATCGGCGAGATCCAGGACGACGGCCAGTTTGAAGTGGTCTGGGAAACCGACGGCCTGGTGGCCGGCGATGCCTGGTCCGACTTCCTGCCGGGCTCCAAAGACCTGATCGCCGACTGGACCGCGCCCATAAAATGCGGCAACTACAACACCAAGGCCAAGGCCTGCGGAGGCCAAGGGCAGTAA
- a CDS encoding ATP-binding protein, with amino-acid sequence MTPVVEMFTGNNDNDNRQAMRPAQQVFRVRRHYNKWVGDETLEDFALRFTAVRGRRWSIEQVAKTALGATAFLALEAIAASVTLNYGFTNTVAAMLAVAAVIFITGFPISYYAAKHGLDIDLLTRGAGFGYLGSTITSLIYASFTFIFFAIEAAILTSALHALFGIPPFIGYILCALAVIPIVTHGIHAVSKFQIGTQPLWLLLQCLALFTAAWFELSRVEDWTQFAPQQTPGSHSFDWMLFGAAASVFFAMVAQIGEQVDYLRFMPEKTRENRYRWWFWLTLAGPGWILIGLIKMLLGSFLAYLAFTGGASASQATDPVYMYQMVFNYVTQSPTMSLMLAGVMVIISQMKINVTNAYAGSIAWSNFFSRLTRSHPGRVVWLVFNVSIALILMELGIYRALEGVLGIFSLVAISWLGCLSADLMINKPLGISPSYVEFKRSHLYDFNPVGVGSMLFASAIGIVCYLGYLGDGAKNFASFISLAICFVMVPLLGIATRGRFYLARHTDFPLAPGEVAVIPAVETPQANQSPLTCCICENQFESPDMSHCPAYRGPICSLCCSLDSRCLDSCKPDARFSRQLVALLKMLLPEPIVNGIDSRLGRFALLLMGVSLCIAGFFALVYSQMQPATAAEAKLLQDTLWTLFVVLLLVAGVLSWLFLLTHDSRVVAQLESNRQTRLLLNEIEAHKETDRALQLAKEQAESANSAKSRYLSGISHELRTPLQSILGYAQLLDQQQDIPERHRNALRIIRRSSEYLTDLIEGLLDISKIETGRLDIYRNQVRLPELIEQMVDMFLPQAEAKGIRLYCHIHNPLPSTVIADEKRLRQILINLLSNAIKYTREGQVDFHIRYRNQVAEFSIVDTGIGIHRNDIARILKPFERVRNGVAPVATGTGLGLTISYLLTEIMGGELRVESELGKGSNFTVSLLLSWVDSAHHQAIPAQQIGGYVGPRRTVMVVDDEPIHRGLIADLLAPLGFSLLEAQSAEDCLALVRQHKPDLFLLDVSMPGMDGLQLAENLRDQDIRAPIIMLSADAQERHLKPGGPGADAAHHDAYLVKPLNNRKLLDTIGRLLALQWEYAADKQPQRARPGKREVQEPLADHPLLTELLAYARIGYRNGVHTTLDKIAAGKITDPGRIDQFRQLADTMRFEQLSEALEEREC; translated from the coding sequence GTGACCCCGGTGGTTGAAATGTTCACGGGCAACAACGATAACGACAACAGGCAGGCCATGCGACCCGCACAGCAGGTATTCCGCGTCCGGCGGCATTACAACAAGTGGGTGGGAGACGAGACGCTCGAAGATTTCGCGCTGCGTTTTACCGCGGTGCGCGGGCGCCGTTGGTCCATCGAACAGGTCGCCAAAACGGCACTGGGCGCCACGGCGTTCCTGGCACTGGAGGCCATAGCCGCATCGGTAACCCTGAATTACGGCTTTACCAACACCGTGGCCGCGATGCTCGCTGTGGCGGCGGTGATCTTCATAACCGGATTCCCGATCAGCTACTACGCCGCCAAACACGGGCTGGATATCGACCTGCTCACCCGCGGCGCCGGTTTCGGCTACCTGGGCTCCACCATCACTTCGCTGATCTACGCCTCCTTCACCTTTATCTTTTTCGCCATCGAAGCCGCCATCCTCACCTCCGCGCTGCACGCCCTGTTCGGTATTCCTCCATTCATCGGCTACATCCTGTGCGCGCTCGCGGTGATCCCCATCGTGACCCACGGCATTCACGCGGTCAGTAAGTTCCAGATCGGCACCCAACCCCTGTGGCTGCTGCTGCAATGCCTCGCGCTTTTCACGGCGGCCTGGTTCGAACTCTCCCGCGTGGAAGACTGGACTCAGTTCGCGCCACAACAGACGCCCGGCAGTCACAGTTTCGACTGGATGCTGTTCGGCGCCGCCGCGTCTGTCTTCTTCGCCATGGTGGCGCAGATCGGCGAGCAGGTGGACTACCTGCGCTTCATGCCGGAAAAAACCCGCGAGAATCGCTACCGATGGTGGTTCTGGCTCACCCTGGCCGGTCCCGGCTGGATACTGATCGGGCTGATCAAAATGTTGCTCGGTTCCTTCCTCGCCTACCTCGCCTTCACCGGCGGTGCCTCCGCAAGCCAGGCAACCGACCCGGTATACATGTATCAGATGGTCTTCAACTACGTGACCCAGTCCCCCACCATGTCACTGATGCTGGCCGGCGTGATGGTGATCATCTCGCAAATGAAGATCAACGTGACCAACGCCTACGCCGGGTCCATTGCCTGGTCGAATTTTTTCTCGCGGCTGACCCGCAGCCATCCCGGCCGCGTCGTCTGGCTGGTGTTCAACGTGAGCATCGCGCTGATCCTGATGGAGCTCGGTATTTACCGCGCACTGGAAGGCGTTTTGGGAATTTTCTCGCTCGTTGCCATCAGCTGGCTCGGCTGCCTGTCCGCCGACCTGATGATCAACAAGCCGCTGGGCATCAGCCCTTCCTATGTGGAGTTCAAGCGCTCGCACCTGTACGACTTCAACCCGGTGGGAGTCGGCTCCATGCTGTTCGCCTCCGCCATCGGCATTGTCTGCTACCTCGGCTACCTCGGTGACGGAGCGAAGAACTTCGCCAGTTTTATCAGCCTGGCGATCTGCTTCGTCATGGTGCCATTGCTGGGCATCGCCACCCGCGGCCGCTTTTATCTCGCCCGCCACACCGACTTTCCCCTGGCGCCCGGTGAGGTAGCAGTCATTCCCGCGGTAGAAACGCCGCAGGCAAACCAGTCGCCGCTCACCTGCTGCATCTGCGAAAACCAGTTCGAGTCCCCAGATATGAGCCACTGCCCCGCCTACCGGGGCCCCATCTGCTCCCTGTGCTGCTCGCTGGATTCCCGCTGCCTGGACAGCTGCAAGCCGGACGCGCGTTTTTCACGACAGCTTGTCGCATTGCTGAAAATGCTGTTGCCGGAGCCGATCGTCAACGGCATCGACTCGCGGCTGGGGCGCTTCGCCCTGCTGCTGATGGGCGTCAGCCTGTGCATCGCCGGTTTTTTTGCCCTGGTCTACAGCCAGATGCAGCCGGCCACCGCCGCCGAGGCCAAACTGCTGCAGGACACCCTGTGGACCCTGTTCGTGGTGTTGCTGCTGGTGGCCGGGGTGCTGTCCTGGCTATTCCTGCTTACCCATGACAGCCGCGTGGTGGCCCAGCTGGAATCCAACCGCCAGACGCGCCTGCTGCTGAACGAGATAGAGGCGCACAAGGAAACCGACCGCGCGCTGCAGCTGGCCAAGGAACAGGCCGAAAGTGCCAACAGCGCCAAGAGCCGCTACCTGTCCGGCATCAGCCACGAGCTGCGCACGCCGCTGCAGTCGATCCTCGGCTACGCACAGCTGCTCGACCAGCAACAGGATATACCCGAGCGACACCGCAATGCGCTGCGCATCATCAGGCGCAGCAGCGAATATCTCACCGACCTGATCGAGGGGTTGCTGGATATTTCCAAGATCGAGACCGGCCGTCTCGACATCTACCGCAACCAGGTGCGCCTGCCGGAGCTGATCGAACAGATGGTGGACATGTTCCTCCCACAGGCGGAGGCCAAGGGTATCCGCCTCTACTGTCATATCCACAACCCGCTGCCATCCACCGTCATCGCGGACGAGAAACGGTTGCGGCAGATACTCATCAACCTGCTCTCCAACGCCATCAAGTACACCCGCGAGGGACAGGTGGATTTTCATATCCGCTACCGCAATCAGGTGGCGGAATTTTCCATCGTCGACACCGGCATCGGTATTCACCGCAACGATATTGCGCGCATCCTCAAACCCTTCGAGCGGGTCCGCAACGGCGTTGCCCCGGTGGCTACCGGCACCGGCCTCGGCCTGACCATCTCGTACCTGTTGACGGAAATCATGGGCGGGGAGTTGCGGGTGGAAAGCGAACTGGGCAAGGGCAGCAACTTTACCGTTTCGCTGCTGCTCTCGTGGGTGGACTCCGCGCACCACCAGGCGATACCCGCGCAACAAATCGGTGGCTACGTCGGCCCGCGGCGCACCGTGATGGTGGTGGACGACGAGCCCATCCACCGCGGCCTGATTGCCGACCTGCTGGCCCCGCTCGGTTTTTCCCTGCTGGAAGCCCAGAGCGCTGAGGACTGCCTGGCCCTGGTAAGACAACACAAGCCGGATCTGTTCCTGCTCGATGTCAGCATGCCCGGTATGGATGGCCTGCAACTGGCGGAAAATCTGCGCGACCAGGATATCCGCGCACCGATCATCATGCTGTCCGCCGACGCGCAGGAACGGCATCTCAAACCCGGGGGGCCGGGCGCGGACGCCGCCCATCACGATGCCTATCTGGTCAAGCCGCTCAACAACCGCAAGCTGCTCGACACCATCGGCCGCTTGCTGGCGCTGCAGTGGGAGTATGCCGCGGACAAGCAGCCGCAGCGGGCGCGCCCCGGCAAGCGGGAAGTGCAGGAACCGCTAGCAGACCATCCGTTGCTGACCGAATTGCTCGCCTACGCCCGCATCGGTTACCGCAACGGCGTACACACCACGCTGGACAAGATCGCCGCGGGTAAAATTACCGACCCGGGGCGTATCGACCAGTTCCGCCAGTTGGCCGATACCATGCGTTTTGAACAACTGAGTGAAGCACTGGAAGAGAGGGAGTGTTAA
- the urtB gene encoding urea ABC transporter permease subunit UrtB: MKHLLLTGCLLLALVTTLPAASAGSAVSEQAAPSATPASEEPGGDRQVLLTRLTQASLRESAEVLDQLERSGGREMRGLFATMLAGDLYYHRETGQLMAVQKNPAGEQVGSDIFTGEDLGVQSRRSIKKVRVNNRLRSHLRDAIARVDLMHGTEAQKEGAVLAILDDLSPQNMRLLEVAADAGQSDRVSELIELAQAMVELRDSSVTDARLSAITVMSGRLEAPVRNQLQRLLDDERESDRKIRVAAQQALEEIESRIAFYGFMEQLFFGLSLGSVLLLAAIGLAITFGVMGVINMAHGEMIMLGAYTTYVVQQLMPGAIEYSLLVAVPAAFLVSGGVGVLIERGVIRHLQGRPLETLLATFGISLILQQAVRTIFSPLNMPVVTPGWMSGAFAINPVFSVTFNRLYILLFALAVFALLLATLKKTSLGLNVRAVSQNRDMAKAMGVRTELVDAMTFGLGSGIAGVAGVALSQLTNVGPNLGQSYIIDSFMVVVFGGVGNLLGTLVGGFSLGVTNKFLEPATGAVLANIIVLVCLILFIQKRPKGLFPQRGRAAE; the protein is encoded by the coding sequence GTGAAGCATTTGCTATTGACCGGTTGCCTGCTGTTGGCGCTGGTGACGACACTGCCGGCCGCGAGCGCCGGCAGTGCCGTTTCGGAGCAGGCAGCGCCGTCCGCCACGCCGGCGTCCGAGGAACCCGGCGGTGATCGCCAGGTACTACTGACGCGGCTCACCCAGGCCAGCCTGCGCGAGAGCGCAGAGGTGCTGGACCAGCTCGAGCGTTCCGGTGGCCGCGAGATGCGCGGGCTCTTTGCCACCATGCTCGCGGGAGACCTTTACTACCACCGCGAGACCGGCCAGTTGATGGCGGTACAAAAGAACCCGGCCGGCGAGCAGGTCGGCAGCGATATCTTTACCGGGGAGGACCTGGGGGTACAGTCCCGTCGTTCGATCAAGAAAGTCCGTGTGAACAACCGCCTGCGCAGCCACCTGCGCGATGCCATTGCCCGCGTTGATCTGATGCACGGCACTGAGGCGCAAAAGGAGGGCGCAGTGCTGGCAATCCTGGATGACCTGAGCCCGCAGAATATGCGCCTGCTGGAGGTCGCCGCCGACGCCGGCCAGAGCGACAGGGTGAGCGAACTGATTGAACTGGCGCAGGCGATGGTGGAGCTGCGCGATTCCAGCGTAACGGACGCGCGGCTGTCGGCTATCACCGTGATGAGCGGGCGTCTCGAAGCGCCGGTGCGCAACCAGCTGCAGCGCCTGCTCGACGACGAGCGCGAAAGCGACAGGAAAATCCGCGTGGCTGCTCAGCAAGCGCTGGAAGAAATTGAGAGCCGTATAGCGTTCTACGGTTTTATGGAACAGCTGTTTTTTGGTCTGAGCCTCGGTTCGGTGCTGCTGCTCGCGGCCATCGGTCTGGCCATCACCTTTGGAGTGATGGGCGTGATCAACATGGCCCACGGTGAAATGATCATGCTCGGCGCCTATACCACCTACGTGGTGCAACAGCTGATGCCCGGCGCCATCGAATACTCCCTGCTGGTGGCGGTACCGGCGGCGTTCCTGGTTTCGGGTGGTGTGGGGGTATTGATCGAGCGCGGTGTCATCCGTCACCTGCAGGGGCGCCCGCTGGAAACCCTGCTGGCCACTTTCGGTATCAGCCTGATCCTGCAACAGGCAGTGCGCACGATTTTCTCACCGCTCAATATGCCGGTGGTGACGCCCGGCTGGATGAGCGGCGCCTTCGCTATCAACCCGGTGTTCTCTGTCACCTTTAACCGCCTTTACATCCTGTTGTTTGCGCTCGCCGTATTTGCGCTGCTGCTGGCGACCCTGAAGAAAACTTCCCTGGGCCTGAATGTGCGCGCGGTGTCACAGAACCGCGACATGGCAAAGGCCATGGGGGTGCGCACGGAATTGGTGGATGCCATGACCTTCGGCCTGGGCTCGGGTATCGCCGGTGTGGCCGGTGTGGCGCTGAGCCAGTTGACCAATGTGGGGCCGAATCTCGGGCAGTCCTACATCATCGATTCATTCATGGTGGTGGTGTTCGGTGGTGTCGGCAATCTGCTCGGTACCCTCGTCGGTGGCTTCTCCCTCGGTGTGACCAACAAGTTCCTCGAGCCCGCCACCGGCGCGGTGCTGGCGAACATCATCGTGCTGGTGTGCCTGATCCTGTTTATCCAGAAGCGGCCCAAGGGGCTGTTTCCTCAGCGCGGGAGGGCCGCCGAATGA
- the urtC gene encoding urea ABC transporter permease subunit UrtC yields the protein MTTAEHNRSLFGNLAGALARLRAPGKGSSLLVAILLGVTLLMSAANLLLPAESPLYVSTYTITLMGKYLCFAMLAMAVDIVWGYCGILSLGHGAFFALGGYGMGMYLMRQIGDRGVYGNPDLPDFMVFLNWQELPWYWQGMDQFWFALLMALLVPGLLAFVFGWLAFRSRVTGVYLSIMTQALTYALMLAFFRNEMGFGGNNGLTDFKDILGFDLQADGTRVALLMATALLLALTFVASRAIVHSRLGRVVVAIRDAEPRARFLGYRTERYKVWLFVYSAVVAAVAGMLYVPQVGIINPGEFSPLNSIEVVVWVAVGGRGTLYGAIVGALLVNYAKTRFTAVMPDGWLFALGTLFVVVTVLLPKGLVGLLQRARTTDAETRGENNTGEVSAGNAPAEPITGEARA from the coding sequence ATGACGACTGCGGAACACAACCGATCCCTGTTTGGCAACCTGGCCGGCGCGCTGGCGCGGCTGCGCGCGCCGGGCAAGGGTTCCTCGCTGCTGGTGGCGATCCTGCTCGGGGTCACGCTGCTGATGTCGGCCGCCAACCTGCTGTTGCCCGCCGAATCGCCGCTATACGTGAGCACCTACACCATCACGCTGATGGGCAAGTACCTGTGCTTTGCCATGTTGGCGATGGCGGTGGATATCGTGTGGGGATACTGCGGCATCCTGAGCCTCGGTCACGGCGCCTTCTTTGCGCTGGGCGGCTACGGTATGGGCATGTACCTGATGCGCCAGATCGGCGATCGCGGTGTCTACGGCAATCCGGACCTGCCGGATTTCATGGTGTTCCTCAACTGGCAGGAGCTGCCCTGGTATTGGCAGGGTATGGACCAGTTCTGGTTCGCGCTGCTGATGGCCCTGCTGGTGCCAGGTCTGCTGGCGTTTGTGTTCGGCTGGCTGGCGTTCCGATCGCGCGTCACCGGGGTATACCTGTCGATCATGACCCAGGCGCTCACCTACGCCCTGATGCTGGCTTTCTTCCGCAATGAGATGGGATTCGGCGGCAACAACGGCCTGACGGATTTCAAGGACATACTCGGCTTCGACCTGCAGGCAGATGGCACCCGCGTGGCCCTGCTGATGGCGACGGCGTTGCTATTGGCGCTTACCTTTGTCGCAAGCCGTGCCATCGTGCACTCGCGGCTCGGGCGCGTGGTGGTGGCCATCCGCGATGCCGAGCCGCGCGCGCGTTTTCTCGGCTACCGCACCGAGCGCTACAAGGTGTGGCTGTTCGTCTATTCCGCGGTGGTGGCGGCGGTGGCGGGCATGCTCTACGTGCCCCAGGTAGGCATCATCAATCCGGGCGAGTTTTCGCCACTCAATTCCATCGAGGTGGTGGTGTGGGTCGCGGTCGGCGGCCGCGGCACCTTGTACGGCGCCATAGTCGGTGCCCTGCTGGTGAACTACGCCAAGACCCGTTTTACCGCGGTGATGCCGGACGGCTGGCTGTTTGCCCTCGGCACCCTGTTCGTGGTGGTCACCGTACTGCTGCCGAAAGGCCTCGTCGGCCTGCTGCAGCGCGCCCGGACGACAGATGCGGAAACGCGAGGGGAAAATAATACAGGCGAAGTTTCAGCAGGCAATGCGCCTGCTGAA
- a CDS encoding response regulator transcription factor, with amino-acid sequence MSHDNATDAVRPSAHGPSANCSDIVLVVDDSPDTLSLINDTLEQAGVNVLVALDGNQALNIARRLRPDMILLDAVMPGLDGFETCRLLKSDPELAAIPVIFMTGLTDSDNIVKGLECGSVDYLTKPIQPDELLARMRVHLTNARLTSSAHQALDSTGQFLFTVDLEGRMQWATPQTYALLSSAGATEGERQRQLVEALQQWLSRQPAASQSLKLPHLQKPLEVRFIEHRRDGTCLLRLQDGGRPAGEELLRERLSLTKRESEVLFWIANGKTNREIGEILAVSPRTVNKHLEGIFSKLGVENRTTAAGVAIRTLNADS; translated from the coding sequence ATGAGTCACGACAACGCCACTGATGCCGTCCGACCATCCGCACATGGCCCTTCCGCCAACTGTAGCGATATCGTCCTGGTCGTGGACGACTCTCCGGACACCCTGAGCCTGATCAACGACACCCTGGAACAGGCCGGCGTCAACGTACTGGTCGCGCTGGATGGCAACCAGGCACTGAATATCGCCCGGCGCCTGCGCCCGGACATGATCCTGCTGGATGCGGTGATGCCGGGGCTGGACGGTTTTGAAACCTGCCGCCTGTTGAAAAGCGACCCGGAGCTGGCGGCGATCCCGGTTATTTTTATGACCGGACTCACCGATTCCGACAATATCGTCAAGGGGCTGGAATGCGGCAGTGTCGACTACCTGACCAAACCCATCCAGCCCGACGAACTGCTGGCGCGCATGCGCGTTCACCTGACCAACGCGCGCCTGACCAGCAGCGCCCACCAGGCCCTGGACTCCACCGGCCAGTTCCTGTTTACCGTCGACCTGGAGGGCAGGATGCAGTGGGCCACGCCGCAGACCTACGCACTGCTGAGCAGTGCCGGCGCCACCGAAGGCGAGCGGCAACGGCAGCTGGTAGAAGCGTTACAGCAGTGGCTTTCACGCCAACCTGCGGCCAGCCAGTCCTTGAAACTCCCGCATCTGCAAAAACCACTGGAAGTCCGGTTTATTGAACACCGGCGGGATGGCACCTGCCTGCTCAGGTTGCAGGATGGCGGCCGACCGGCGGGCGAGGAGCTGCTGCGGGAAAGGCTGTCGCTGACCAAGCGCGAATCAGAGGTACTGTTCTGGATTGCCAACGGCAAAACGAACCGGGAAATCGGCGAAATTCTCGCAGTCAGCCCGCGCACTGTGAACAAACACCTGGAAGGGATCTTTTCCAAGCTGGGCGTGGAGAATCGTACGACGGCGGCAGGCGTCGCCATCCGCACGTTGAATGCGGATTCCTGA